The Streptomyces sp. NBC_00286 nucleotide sequence CCTCGTCGGTATGCCGCTCGCGATGGGGCGCGGTCACGGCCGGCGCCAGCAGGACCGGGCGGCGATCGTCGGTGACACCCTGCTGGGCGCCAGCTGGGTTCTGTTCACCTGGTCCGTTCTGCTCGGCGTCCTCTTGCGGTTCGCCCTGACCGTGGCCGGCGTCGGCGAGAGCCAGGACCGGGCCCGAATCGTCACGTGGGCCGTCCTCGGCATCACCGCCGTACTACTCGCCTGGGGATACGCCGAAGCCCGCCGCGTGCCACGCGTGCGCCGCCTCGACGTACAACTCCCGCGGCTGGGTGCCGGGTTGGACGGCACCCGCGTCGTCCTCATCACCGACACCCACTACGGCCCGCTCGATCGCGCTCGCTGGTCGGCACGGGTGTGCGAGACGGTGAACACTCTGGAAGCCGACCTGGTCTGCCACACCGGCGACATAGCGGACGGCACGGCCGAACGCCGCCGCGCCCAGGCCGCCCCACTCGCTACCGTGCAGGCCACCCAGGGCCGGGTCTACGTCACCGGCAACCACGAGTACTACAGCGAGGCCCAGGGCTGGGTCAACCTGATGGACGAACTGGGCTGGGAGCCGCTGCGCAACCGCCATCTGCTGCTCGAACGCGGAGGCGACACCCTCGTGGTCGCAGGCGTGGATGACGTCACCGCCGAGTCCTCCGGCCTGGCAGGCCACCGCGCCCACCTCGCCGGAGCCTTGAACGGCGCCGACCCCGACCTACCCGTCCTGCTCCTGGCACACCAGCCCAAGTTCATCGACCGGGCAGCAGCCGCCGGCATCGACCTCCAACTCTCCGGCCACACCCACGGCGGCCAGATCTGGCCCTTCCACCACCTGGTCCGCATCGACCAGCCCGCCCTCGCCGGCCTCAGCCACCACGGCACCCGCACCCTCCTCTACACCAGCCGCGGCACCGGCTTCTGGGGCCCGCCGTTCCGCGTCTTCGCCCCCAGCGAGATCACCCTGCTCGTGCTCCGCTCCCCGAACCAGCCCACCTCGCCGTAGCACTGGACGGGCCAACACATCCGCTCGGAGCAGCCCACGAGCCGAGGGATGCGGCATCGACAGATGACTACCCACGCGCCGAACTCTCTTCGCGGGGTGGCGCCGTTGAGGCGCGTACCACGAGTTCGGTGGCGAGTTCGATGTGGTGGGAGTCGACCTTTTCATCGTTGGCCAGTCGGAGGGCGGTGCGCAGGGCGGCACCGCCCATCTCCCGTAGTGGCTGGCGCACGGTGGTCAGTGGCGGTGAGGCCATCTGGGCGAGGCTTGTGTCGTCGAAGCCGACCACGCTCAGGTCTTCGGGGATGCGCAGGCCTCGGGTGCGGGCGGTCTCGATGACGCCGAGGGCGATCTCGTCGTTGCCTGCGAAGATCGCCGTCGGTGGCTCTTGCAGGCCCAGTAGCGCCGTGGCGCCGAGCAACCCGGTCTCGTACGTGAAATCTCCGGGCTGGACGTAGACGTCGGGTACCTGCGCTCCTTCCGCCTCCATGGCGGCGCGGTAGCCGTGCATGCGTGCCTGGTTGCATACGGCCATGGCCGGTCCGCCGATATAGGCGACGCGGCGGTGCCCCAGGGAGAGCAGGTGCCGGGTCGCGGCCAGGCCGCCGGCGAAGTTGGTCGCCCCTACGCTGTGGACGCGGCTGTCCGGCAGGTGCAGGGGGTCCAGCACGACCAACGGCAGCCCGGACCGGGCCAGTTCGTTCAGGTGCGCTGTGGTGTACACGCTGGTGACCGCGATGACGGCGCGGCGCCCGGCTGAGACCAGGTCCCGGGCCCAGTGCGGGGCATGGGACGCCTTGCTGATCACCACCGAGGCCCCCGATTCGGCGGCGGAGTCGATGATGCCTTCCAGGGTCTCGGCCACGTACGACTTGAGGCCGCCCTGGAACTGCACCTCGATGGTCGGGCTTTCGACGACCTCGGTGTGGCGGAACACGGGCGCGAGGTAGTCGTGCTGATGCAGCAGTTCCTGCACCCGGCTGCGGGTGTGCGGCGCCACGTCACCGCGACCGTTGACCACTTTGGACACGGTCGCGACGGAGACTCCCGCCGCTTGGGCGATGTCCGCCAAGGTGGTGCGCCTGGCGTTCGGACGCATCGGTTCCTCCCAGCTGTACGTCCACCGGTGTGGTGAGCTGCCGGTCGGGCCGGCAATGCGGGTGGAACCGGTCAACCGTACGGCAACCCGGCACCGAGCTCCTCCGGAGAGGTGCCGACGAGCCCTTCAACCTCGACACGTCCGACGATCCGTGTGAGATCGCGTCCGGTGATCGCGGTCCGGGGCATGCACGCCGACCGGTACGCGTGCGGCCCGTACGTGCGCGCTTGCGCGCGGTTCCAGCCGTATCTGGGCGCAGCGGGCCCACTGCCGCAGTGTCCCGCCCGACCGCCCGGACGGCGGGGATCTGCACCCGCAGCGACCCCTGCCGGCGGAACGCTCCCGGGTTCCCGCGAACACATCGTCCGGAGGCGCCACTTGTGGACTCTCCGCCTGTCCGTCGCCGCCTTCGGCCACACGCTCCGGGCAGTTGCCGACGCAGCGGCTGCCGAGGTGCGCGACCTTGTGCATGACCTGCACCGACAGTGCGTCAGCCGGGACCATCGCATCACCTCTCCGTCCCTCAACCGGTCGACTTCGAAATAGTTTCGGTCCCTGCCAAGGGTTTCTCGAGGGCCGCTCTTGCCCGATATTACGCGGCTGACGGCAGCACGACAACGCAGCTGCATACACCTTGACACGGCGTCAGCCCGAAACTTAATTTGCACGAACGGAGCACGGAGAAGTCTGTTACGAAAACCTTTCACCATGACTCACGAGAAGCCGATGGCTCTCGAGTGCGGAGAAAAACATGGCGCTCTCCCGACGTACCCTCCTCGGCCTGGCCGCCGGCGTGCCGGCCTCTGCGGCCCTCGCGGCCTGCGGCACGTCCGGCCCCAGCAAGGGCGGCGGCGACGGCACGGCCACGTACTGGCACCTGAGCGGCCAGCCTCAGGAAGGCGTCAGGACCGGTGCGGTGGAGCGGTTCAACGAGGCCAACCCCAAGGGGCAGATCGAGGTCACCACCTTCGAGAACGACGCCTACAAGACGAAGATCAAGACCGCCATCGGCGCCGGGAAAGCGCCCACCATCATCTGGGGGTGGGGCGGCGGCACGCTGCGCACCTACGTGGAAGCCGATCAAGTCGACGACCTCACCCCGTGGTTCGACGAGAACCCTGACATCAAGAACCGGCTCTTCCCGTCCTCGTTCGGCGCGGCGACCGTCGACGGCAGGATCTACGCGATGCCGTTCGAGAGCGTGGAGCCGATCGTCCTGTTCTACAACAAAAGGGTCTTCGACGACGTCGGCGTGGAGCCGCCCCAGTCCTGGGACGACATCATGGCCCTGGTGCCTAAGTTCAACGCGGAGGGCATAGCGCCGTTCTCCCTCGGCGGCCAGTCCCGGTGGACGAACATGATGTGGCTGGAGTTCCTGTTCGACCGCATCGGCGGCCCCGAGGTGTTCCAGGCCGTCTTCGACGGCGAGAAGGACGCCTGGTCCCACCCGGCCGCCATCGAGGCGCTGACCAAGGTGCAGGACCTGGTCAAGGCGGACGGATTCATCAAGGGCTTCTCCTCGATCACCGCGGACTCCAACGCCGACCAGGCGCTGCTGTACACCGACAAGGCCGCAATGATGCTGCAAGGCTCCTGGTCGTACGGCATCCAGCAGACCGAGGGCGGAGACTTCGTCTCCAGCGGCGGCCTCGGTTTCATGAACTTCCCACCCGTCGAAGGCGGCAAGGGCGATCCGGGAAACTCCGTCGGCAACCCCGCCCAGTACCTGTCCATCTCCTCGAAGGCCAGCGCCAAGCAGAAGAAGATCGCGAAGGACTTCTTCGCCACCGGCGTCCTCACGGACGACGAGGTGAAGGCGTGGATCGACACCGGGGCGGTGCCGATCCGGAAGGGCTCGGAGAAGCTGCTGGCCGAATCTGAGAGCTCCGAGTTCCTGGAGTTCGTCTACGGCATCGCCAGCAACGCGAAGGCGTTCGGCCAGTCCTGGGACCAGGCGCTCAGCCCGACGGCCGCCGAGACGCTGCTGGACAACATCGCCAAGCTGTTCCAACTGTCCATCTCGCCGCGGCAGTTCACCGACAATCTCAACAAGGTCATCGGCAAGTGAGCGCACTCACGGGCTCTACAGCGCGCGAGGGCCGGCGCAGCATCCTGCCCTGGCTGGCCGTGCCGGCGCTGCTGTTCTTCGTCGGCTTCGCCGTGGTCCCGCTCGTCGGCGTCTTCGTGCTGAGCTTCACGACGTGGGACGGGATCGGCACCATCCACCCGTCCGGGCTGACCAGCTGGCGTGCGGTGCTCACCAACCCCGGGCTGCCGCACGCCCTCTGGGTGACATTCCTGGTGATGGCCGTGTCCTGGGCGGTTCAGACACCGGCAAGCATTCTGCTCGGTACGTTCCTGGCCGGCCGCCAGCGCTACCGCGCGGTGCTGAGCCTGATCTACTTCGTCCCGCTCCTGCTCAGCTCCGCGGCGATCGCGGTCGCGTACAGGGCTCTGCTGGACCCCAACTTCGGGCTGGGCGCCGGGCTGGGGTTCGAGTGGCTCAGCAAGGACTGGCTGGGGCGCCCCTGGCTCGCCTTCGGCGTCGTCGTCTTCGTCGTCTCCTGGCAGTTCGTCCCGTTCCACTCGCTGATCTACCAGGGGGGCGTCCAGCAGATCCCGCAGTCCCTGTACGAGGCCGCACAGCTGGACGGCGCCGGGCAGATCCGCCAGTTCTTCAGCATCACGCTGCCCCAGCTCAAATACACCATCATCACCTCGTCGACGCTGATGGTGATCGGCTCGCTCACCTTCTTCGACCTCATCTTCGTCCTGACCGAGGGCGGCCCAGGAGACGCCACCCGGGTCCTCGCGCTGGACATGTACAAACGGGGCTTCCAGGCCGACCTGATGGGGCCGGCCAGCGCCATCGCGGTCATCCTCGTCCTGATGGGCCTCGCCATCGCCCTGCTGCTGCGCCGGCTCGGAGGCCGGGACGCCGGTGAGAGCCAGCTTGAGGGAGTCTGACATGACCACCACGCTGACCAAGCCGCATCCGCAGAAGACCACCCCACGCGAGCGGGGGCACCGTCCCGGTGCGACCGCCCGCCGGCGCAACTGGCTCGGCGGTCTGGGCGGATGGCTCTGGCTCGCCGTCGTCGTCGTACCCCTCTACTGGATTCTCATCACCAGCCTCAAGGCCCGTAGCGACTACTACGCGAGCAACCCGCTGGCGCCGCCGACCGACCCCACACTGGACAACTACGAGCTGGTCCTCGAGTCCGACTTCATCAGCTACTTCTGGAACAGCGTCGTGGTCACCGCCGGCGCGGTGGTGCCGGCGGTCGCGGTCTCCTTCATGGCCGCCTACGCCATCGTGCGCGGCTGGCGCATGCGGTTCCTGCGCGTGGCGAACGGCATGTTCCTCATGGGCCTCGCCATCCCGCTGCAGGCGACGGCCATCCCGGTCTATCTGATCATCATCAAGCTGCAGCTGTACGACAGCCTGCTGGCGCTGATCCTGCCGTCGATCGCCTTCGCCATCCCGCTGTCCGTGCTGATACTCGCCAACTTCATCCGCGACGTGCCCAAGGAGCTGTTCGACTCGATGCGGGTGGACGGAGCCACCGAGTGGGGGACGCTGTGGCGCCTGGCAGCGCCGCTCACCCGCCCGGCCATCCTCACCGTGACCATCTTCAACGCGCTGACCATCTGGAACGGATTTCTGCTGCCGCTGATCCTCACCCAGAGCCCTTCCCAGCGGACTCTGCCGCTCGCCCTGTGGACCTTCCAAGGGGAGTACGGGGTCAACGTCCCCGCCCTCCTGGCCGCCGTCGTCCTCACCACCCTGCCCCTGATCATCCTGTACGCGTTCGGCCGCCGTCAGCTGCTGAGCGGTCTGACCGCCGGATTCAGCCGTTGACCGACGCTGACGCCGTGGCCGGTGGGCAGGCGAAGCGGATCTGGGCCGGGCCGGAGCCCTGACGCGATCTGCCCCCCTTGAGTCCCTCGTCTACCTGTTCGCCCGTCGCGCCCTGGCCAAGGGGCTGACGGGCGTCGGAGGAAAGTGAAAGCCAACGTGGCTGTAGACAACACCACCGAAATCTCCCTCTGGAACGACCCCACCGTTTCCGTCACCGCGAGAGTCGACGCCCTGATCGACGCGATGACCCTTCAGGAGAAGATCGCCCAGCTGTACGGAGTGTGGGTGGGCGCCTCCGATCAGGGCGGTGAAGTGGCCCCCCACCAGCACGACATGGAGGAGGCCGTCGATCTCGACGCGCTCCTGCCCAACGGACTGGGCCAGCTGACCCGGCCCTTCGGCACGGTCCCGGTCGACCCCGCCCTGGGTGCACTCTCCCTGGCCCGCACCCAGAGCCGTATCGCCGCCACGAACCGGTTCGGCATCCCCGCTCTCGCGCATGACGAGTGTCTGGCCGGCTTCGCCGCCTGGGGGGCGACGGCCTACCCCGTTCCGCTGTCCTGGGGCGCCACCTTCGATCCGGACACGGTGCGGCTCATGGCCGCCGCCATCGGCCGCGACATGCGTGCCGTCGGCGTCCACCAGGGACTCGCGCCCGTCCTGGATGTGGTGCGCGACGCCCGCTGGGGCCGGGTCGAGGAGACCATCGGCGAGGACCCGTACCTCGTCGGCACCATCGGGACGGCATACGTGCAGGGCCTTGAGTCCGCCGGGATCGTCGCCACCCTCAAGCACTTCGCCGGCTACTCGGCCTCTCACGCCGGCCGTAACCTCGCTCCCTCCTCCATGGGCCCGCGTGAACGCGCCGACGTTCTGCTGCCTCCCTTCGAGATGGCGATCCGTGAGGGCGGCGCCCGGTCGGTGATGAACGCCTACACCGACACCGACGGCATGCCCTCCGCGGCCGACGAGGATCTGCTCACCGGACTGCTGCGCGACACGTGGGGCTTCGACGGCACTGTCGTCGCCGACTACTTCGCCATCGCCTTCCTGACGACGCTGCACGGCATCGCAGCGGACTGGGCCGGCGCCGCCGGCACGGCGCTGCGCGCCGGCATCGACGTCGAACTGCCCAATGTCAAAACCTACGGCGCGCCCTTGGCCGAGGCCGTCGCCGACGGCCGCATACCGGAGGCGTTGGTCGATCGCGCCTTGCGCCGGACACTCACCCAGAAGGCGATGCTCGGCCTGCTCGACCCGGACTGGAGCCCCGTACCGGCCGCGCTCGACGGGGTGGACCTGGACGACCCGGCCGCCCTGCGCGGCCGGATCGACCTGGACGGTCCGGAGAATCGCGCGCTGGCCCGCACGATCGCCGAGGAAGCGGTCGTGCTGCTGAGCAACGACGGCACCCTGCCGCTCGAGAGGCCGCGCCGCATCGCCCTGCTCGGTCCCAACGCCGACGAGCCCAGCGCCGTACTCGGCTGCTACTCCTTCCCCCAGCACATCGGCGTCCGCCACCCCGGTACCCCACTCGGCATCGAGCTGCCCACGCTGCGCGACACTCTCGCCGCCGAGTTCCCCGACGCCGAGATCACGGTCGCCCGCGGCACCGGAATCGACGACGGAGATCTCTCCGGCATCCGCGAGGCCACCCGGGTGGCACGCGAGGCCGACATCGCCCTGGTCGTGCTCGGCGACCGCGCCGGGCTCTTCGGGCGGGGCACCAGCGGCGAGGGATGTGACGTCGATTCGCTGCGGCTGCCCGGCGCGCAGCAGCAACTGCTCGACGCCCTGCTCGACCTGGAGACACCCGTGGTCACCGTGCTGCTCGCGGGACGACCGTACGCCCTCGGCCGCGCCGTGGAGGAGTCCGCTGCGATCGTGCAGTCCTTCTTCCCGGGTGAGGAGGGCACTCACGCGATCGCCGGGGTGCTCAGTGGCCGTACCAATCCCTCCGGACGTCTCCCGGTCAGCGTGCCGCGCGGGCCGGGCTCCCAGCCGGCCACGTACCTCGGGGCACGGCTCGCTCACGTCAGCGAGGTGTCCACGATCGACCCGACCCCCGCGTTCGCCTTCGGTCACGGTCTGTCCTACACGCGGTTCGACTGGACAGGCCTGACCGTGGACGTCCAGGAGGCTCCGACGGACGGTGAGTTCACCCTCACCTTCACCGTCCGCAACACAGGCGAGCGGTCCGGAACCGAGGTCGTCCAGCTCTATCTGCACGACCCGGTCGCCTCCGTCGTCCAGCCGGTGCAGCGCCTCGTCGGCTACACCCGGGTGGAACTGAAGCCAGGCGAAGCCCGGCGCCTCCGTGCCACGGTCCCGGCCGACCTCGCCTCCTTCACCGGACGCGACGGTCGGCGCGTCGTCGAACCGGGCGAGCTGGAAGTGCGGTTGGCCGCCTCCAGCGCGGATCCGCGCCTGACGGCCAGGGTCACATTGACCGGAACCGAGCGCCATGTGGATCACACGCGCCGCTTGCACGCCACGATCGGGCAGGAGCCGGTTACCCGGGCATGAACCAGACGTGCGCAGGGCACGTCGCGGTAGCGGTAGCGGTAGCGCTGCGCTGCGCTGCGCACACGGAACCGCAGGGCCCGGCATGTGGTGGTCGGGGCCCGGTGCATCCTGGGTGCCTTGTGGCTACGCGGCCTGCACGAGCTGCGCCGCCTGCACATCACCCGGAAGAACGCCGCCCCCAACCACCCCACCATCTGCGGCAAGGCTGTCGCCGACAACCCGGTTCGGTGTCCGCACGGCATCTGACGAGCCGACTTGGGGATCAGTCGGAGTTCGGACCCCGGCCCGGTCGGTGTCTTGTCCGCAGCCACGTGAGGGGAGAAGCCAGGCTCGGCGGCATGCGCCTCGACGGTTCGATCCAATCGGGTTACCGCCCCCGCCACTTCGAGCAGTCCGGCCAACAGACCCGCCGGTGACGGCATCATGGCCGGGGGCCGACCCCACGGCAGACGCCTCACCGAGGCGGCCCGGCAGGCCGAACAACAACACGCGACGGCCTGCCCGGGTGTCGGTGGCAGCAATCACGACGACGGCGACCAGCAGCCAGCCCTCGATCATCCGCACCTCCGGGTGGCTTTGTTGGGCAACCGGCCAGACGGGGGCGAGCCAGCCCCAGAACGTCCACGGCCAGTCCCCGCTTGCGGCCCGACACCTTCTTGTTGGCGTCCAGTCCCGTCGTGGTCTTCGGGACACCGGCGGCCGCGCGGACGGACTGGGTGTCCCGAAGACCACGAGGGACGGGTCCTCTAATCGGCGGGCCCTCTCCCGCACCTGGCAGCGCAGGAGTTCCTGGATCCGCTGGTCGAGACCGTCCTGACGCCACAGCGTGAAGTAGTAGAACACCGCCGACCAGGCCGGGAAGTCGTGGGGCAGATAGCGCCACTGGCAGCCCGTCCGGTTCTGGTAGAAGATCGCGTTCACGACCTCCCGCAGGTCACAGGCCCCGGGGTCCCCGGTCGCCGACCGTGCCACCCGGTCCTGCTTCGAGGCAGTGATCATCGGCTCGATCAACCGCCACTGCTCGTCCGATAAGTCGCTGGGGTACGGCTCTCGCTCCATACCCTGCATCCCAGCATGGACAGTGGAACAGGATGATCTGCATGAGATGCGGCACTCCGCACGACGCCATCATGGCCGTTCTCGTTGGGCGCGAGCGCGGGGTGGCGGGAGCGGGCGTATCCGCACCGCTCCCCCGTCATTCGACACCGTTCCGCAAAAGCCGACCGACGACGGGCGTCGGTGAAGGCGCCGCCCGTCGTCGGAATCGTCAGAGGGCGATGATCTGCCACTGCTTCTCAAGCGCGCGGTTGTAAGCGAACTGGTTGATGTTGGCCCCGTCGGCGGTCGAGCCTCCGTCGACGTTGAGCGACAGTCCGCTGAACCGGTTGGTGAGGTAGTAGTAGCCGTCGCCGGTCGGC carries:
- a CDS encoding extracellular solute-binding protein, whose protein sequence is MALSRRTLLGLAAGVPASAALAACGTSGPSKGGGDGTATYWHLSGQPQEGVRTGAVERFNEANPKGQIEVTTFENDAYKTKIKTAIGAGKAPTIIWGWGGGTLRTYVEADQVDDLTPWFDENPDIKNRLFPSSFGAATVDGRIYAMPFESVEPIVLFYNKRVFDDVGVEPPQSWDDIMALVPKFNAEGIAPFSLGGQSRWTNMMWLEFLFDRIGGPEVFQAVFDGEKDAWSHPAAIEALTKVQDLVKADGFIKGFSSITADSNADQALLYTDKAAMMLQGSWSYGIQQTEGGDFVSSGGLGFMNFPPVEGGKGDPGNSVGNPAQYLSISSKASAKQKKIAKDFFATGVLTDDEVKAWIDTGAVPIRKGSEKLLAESESSEFLEFVYGIASNAKAFGQSWDQALSPTAAETLLDNIAKLFQLSISPRQFTDNLNKVIGK
- a CDS encoding beta-glucosidase family protein, whose amino-acid sequence is MKANVAVDNTTEISLWNDPTVSVTARVDALIDAMTLQEKIAQLYGVWVGASDQGGEVAPHQHDMEEAVDLDALLPNGLGQLTRPFGTVPVDPALGALSLARTQSRIAATNRFGIPALAHDECLAGFAAWGATAYPVPLSWGATFDPDTVRLMAAAIGRDMRAVGVHQGLAPVLDVVRDARWGRVEETIGEDPYLVGTIGTAYVQGLESAGIVATLKHFAGYSASHAGRNLAPSSMGPRERADVLLPPFEMAIREGGARSVMNAYTDTDGMPSAADEDLLTGLLRDTWGFDGTVVADYFAIAFLTTLHGIAADWAGAAGTALRAGIDVELPNVKTYGAPLAEAVADGRIPEALVDRALRRTLTQKAMLGLLDPDWSPVPAALDGVDLDDPAALRGRIDLDGPENRALARTIAEEAVVLLSNDGTLPLERPRRIALLGPNADEPSAVLGCYSFPQHIGVRHPGTPLGIELPTLRDTLAAEFPDAEITVARGTGIDDGDLSGIREATRVAREADIALVVLGDRAGLFGRGTSGEGCDVDSLRLPGAQQQLLDALLDLETPVVTVLLAGRPYALGRAVEESAAIVQSFFPGEEGTHAIAGVLSGRTNPSGRLPVSVPRGPGSQPATYLGARLAHVSEVSTIDPTPAFAFGHGLSYTRFDWTGLTVDVQEAPTDGEFTLTFTVRNTGERSGTEVVQLYLHDPVASVVQPVQRLVGYTRVELKPGEARRLRATVPADLASFTGRDGRRVVEPGELEVRLAASSADPRLTARVTLTGTERHVDHTRRLHATIGQEPVTRA
- a CDS encoding metallophosphoesterase, with the protein product MTDISDTQPADSEVQAPRQSRLHRLMRYLPLIAPVLLWAVPCWVLLHAGQHWPLPVMLVGTALFAFGLVGMPLAMGRGHGRRQQDRAAIVGDTLLGASWVLFTWSVLLGVLLRFALTVAGVGESQDRARIVTWAVLGITAVLLAWGYAEARRVPRVRRLDVQLPRLGAGLDGTRVVLITDTHYGPLDRARWSARVCETVNTLEADLVCHTGDIADGTAERRRAQAAPLATVQATQGRVYVTGNHEYYSEAQGWVNLMDELGWEPLRNRHLLLERGGDTLVVAGVDDVTAESSGLAGHRAHLAGALNGADPDLPVLLLAHQPKFIDRAAAAGIDLQLSGHTHGGQIWPFHHLVRIDQPALAGLSHHGTRTLLYTSRGTGFWGPPFRVFAPSEITLLVLRSPNQPTSP
- a CDS encoding LacI family DNA-binding transcriptional regulator — its product is MRPNARRTTLADIAQAAGVSVATVSKVVNGRGDVAPHTRSRVQELLHQHDYLAPVFRHTEVVESPTIEVQFQGGLKSYVAETLEGIIDSAAESGASVVISKASHAPHWARDLVSAGRRAVIAVTSVYTTAHLNELARSGLPLVVLDPLHLPDSRVHSVGATNFAGGLAATRHLLSLGHRRVAYIGGPAMAVCNQARMHGYRAAMEAEGAQVPDVYVQPGDFTYETGLLGATALLGLQEPPTAIFAGNDEIALGVIETARTRGLRIPEDLSVVGFDDTSLAQMASPPLTTVRQPLREMGGAALRTALRLANDEKVDSHHIELATELVVRASTAPPREESSARG
- a CDS encoding carbohydrate ABC transporter permease; amino-acid sequence: MTTTLTKPHPQKTTPRERGHRPGATARRRNWLGGLGGWLWLAVVVVPLYWILITSLKARSDYYASNPLAPPTDPTLDNYELVLESDFISYFWNSVVVTAGAVVPAVAVSFMAAYAIVRGWRMRFLRVANGMFLMGLAIPLQATAIPVYLIIIKLQLYDSLLALILPSIAFAIPLSVLILANFIRDVPKELFDSMRVDGATEWGTLWRLAAPLTRPAILTVTIFNALTIWNGFLLPLILTQSPSQRTLPLALWTFQGEYGVNVPALLAAVVLTTLPLIILYAFGRRQLLSGLTAGFSR
- a CDS encoding carbohydrate ABC transporter permease — protein: MSALTGSTAREGRRSILPWLAVPALLFFVGFAVVPLVGVFVLSFTTWDGIGTIHPSGLTSWRAVLTNPGLPHALWVTFLVMAVSWAVQTPASILLGTFLAGRQRYRAVLSLIYFVPLLLSSAAIAVAYRALLDPNFGLGAGLGFEWLSKDWLGRPWLAFGVVVFVVSWQFVPFHSLIYQGGVQQIPQSLYEAAQLDGAGQIRQFFSITLPQLKYTIITSSTLMVIGSLTFFDLIFVLTEGGPGDATRVLALDMYKRGFQADLMGPASAIAVILVLMGLAIALLLRRLGGRDAGESQLEGV